A section of the Papio anubis isolate 15944 chromosome 16, Panubis1.0, whole genome shotgun sequence genome encodes:
- the CENPB gene encoding LOW QUALITY PROTEIN: major centromere autoantigen B (The sequence of the model RefSeq protein was modified relative to this genomic sequence to represent the inferred CDS: inserted 2 bases in 1 codon) yields MGPKRRQLTFREKSRIIQEVEEXSDLRKGEIARRFNIPPSTLSTILKNKRAILASERKYGVASTCRKTNKLSPYDKLEGLLIAWFQQIRAAGLPVKGIILKEKALRIAEELGMDDFTASNGWLDRFRRRHGVVSCSGVARARARNAAPRTPAAPASPAAVPSEGSGGSTTGWRAREEQPPSVAEGYASQDVFSATETSLWYDFLPDQAAGLCGGDGRPRQATQRLSVLLCANADGSEKLPPLVAGKSAKPRAGQAGLPCDYTANSKGGVTTQALAKYLKALDTRMAAESRRVLLLAGRLAAQSLDTSGLRHVQLAFFPPGTVHPLERGVVQQVKGHYRQAMLLKAMAALEGQDRSGLQLGLTEALHFVAAAWQAVEPSDIAACFREAGFGGGPNATITTSLKSEGEEEEEEEEEEEEEEEEGEGEEEEEEGEEEEEAGEGEELGEEEEVEEEGDVDDSDEEEEEDEESSSEGLEAEDWAQGVVEAGGSFGGYGTQEEAQCPTLHFLEGGEDSDSDSEEEEDDEEEDDEDEDDDDDEEDGDEVPVPSFGEAMAYFAMVKRYLTSFPIDDRVQSHILHLEHDLVHVTRKNHARQAGVRGLGHQS; encoded by the exons ATGGGCCCCAAGCGGCGACAGCTGACGTTCCGGGAGAAGTCACGGATCATCCAGGAGGTGGAAGA ATCGGACCTGCGCAAGGGCGAGATCGCGCGGCGCTTCAACATCCCGCCGTCCACGCTGAGCACGATCCTGAAGAACAAGCGCGCCATCCTGGCGTCGGAGCGCAAGTACGGGGTGGCCTCCACCTGCCGCAAGACCAACAAGCTGTCTCCCTACGACAAGCTCGAGGGCTTGCTCATCGCCTGGTTTCAGCAGATCCGCGCCGCCGGCCTGCCGGTCAAGGGCATCATCCTCAAGGAGAAGGCGCTGCGCATAGCCGAGGAGCTGGGCATGGACGACTTCACCGCCTCCAACGGCTGGCTGGACCGCTTCCGCCGACGCCACGGCGTGGTGTCCTGCAGCGGCGTGGCCCGCGCCCGCGCGCGAAACGCCGCCCCCCGCACCCCGGCGGCGCCTGCCAGCCCGGCCGCGGTGCCCTCGGAGGGCAGTGGCGGGAGCACTACTGGTTGGCGCGCTCGGGAGGAGCAGCCGCCGTCGGTGGCCGAGGGCTACGCCTCGCAGGACGTGTTCAGCGCCACCGAGACCAGTCTATGGTACGACTTTCTGCCCGACCAGGCCGCGGGGCTGTGCGGAGGCGACGGACGGCCGCGTCAAGCCACCCAGCGCCTGAGCGTCCTGCTGTGCGCCAATGCCGATGGCAGCGAGAAGCTGCCCCCGCTGGTGGCCGGCAAGTCGGCGAAGCCCCGCGCAGGCCAAGCCGGCCTGCCCTGCGACTACACGGCCAACTCCAAGGGTGGTGTCACTACCCAGGCCCTGGCCAAGTACTTGAAGGCCCTGGACACCCGAATGGCTGCAGAGTCTCGCCGGGTCCTACTGCTGGCCGGCCGCTTGGCTGCTCAGTCCTTGGACACCTCGGGCCTGCGGCATGTGCAGCTGGCCTTCTTCCCGCCGGGCACCGTGCATCCGCTGGAGAGGGGAGTGGTCCAGCAGGTGAAGGGCCACTACCGCCAGGCCATGCTGCTCAAGGCCATGGCCGCGCTAGAGGGCCAGGATCGCTCAGGCCTGCAGCTGGGTCTCACGGAGGCCCTGCACTTTGTGGCTGCCGCCTGGCAGGCAGTGGAGCCTTCGGACATAGCCGCCTGCTTTCGTGAGGCTGGCTTTGGGGGTGGCCCTAATGCCACCATCACCACTTCCCTCAAGAgcgagggggaggaagaggaagaggaggaggaggaagaagaagaggaggaggaggagggtgaaggagaggaagaggaggaggaaggagaggaggaggaggaagcaggggaaggagaggaattgggggaggaagaggaggtagaGGAGGAGGGTGATGTTGATGACAGtgatgaagaagaggaggaagatgaggagagCTCCTCTGAGGGCTTGGAGGCTGAGGACTGGGCCCAGGGAGTAGTGGAGGCCGGTGGCAGCTTCGGGGGTTATGGTACCCAGGAGGAGGCCCAGTGCCCTACTCTGCATTTCCTGGAAGGTGGGGAGGACTCTGATTCGGacagtgaggaagaggaggacgatgaggaagaggatgatgaagatgaagatgacgatgatgatgaggaggatgGTGATGAGGTGCCTGTACCCAGCTTTGGGGAGGCCATGGCTTACTTCGCCATGGTCAAGAGGTACCTGACCTCCTTCCCCATTGACGACCGCGTGCAGAGCCACATCCTCCACTTGGAACACGATCTGGTTCACGTGACCAGGAAGAACCATGCCAGGCAGGCGGGAGTTCGGGGTCTTGGACATCAAAGCTGA